In Persephonella sp., the DNA window GGTATGAGGTTTTTGATTGTTTTGCTTTCTTTTTTTAGTATAACCCTTGCACAGGATAAAGGGGCAAAGCTTGAGGTGTCTGACAGCACCTATCCTTCTTTGAAGGTTGTTTATGACTGGAACTTACAAAATCCTGAAGCTGTTGATAAAGCCTTAAACTACATAAGAAACCATCTGAAGGCTTATTCAGAATACTCCCCCCTTGAAGATGTAGAGATTGTAGTTGTTAGTCACGGAGCAGAAGTTCCTGTTTTCGCAAAACAAAACAGGGAGATATTCAAAAAAATAATAGAGAGGATAAAAAATTTCCATGAGTCTTACGGCGTAGAATTTTATGTGTGTTACAACGCTGCAAAAGCATTTGGTTTTGATAAAGAGGATTTTCCTGATTTTGTTATCTTAACTCCTGCAGGGGTTGCAAAATTAGCAGCCCTTCAGGAAGAGGGTTACAGACTTGTTCCAGTTGTTGTTCACGACTTTAAGCCCATAAGAGAAAAATACGGAAAGAAGCGATGAGGCTCCTGTCAGGGCTCGTTGTTTTTTTAGTCTTCATTTATTCCTCCTTTGCTTCTGAACGGCTGATCCTGGCCGTTCTTTCTTCTGGAAATCCTGTTGAGGAGTACAAAAGATTTAAAGCACTATCAGATTACCTGTCTTCACAGCTTGGCAGAGAGATAAAGCTTGAGATATTTGGAAAGTATACGGATCTTCTGCAATATTATGAAGAAAATACCGTTGACATATCAATAACA includes these proteins:
- a CDS encoding DsrE family protein, with the protein product MRFLIVLLSFFSITLAQDKGAKLEVSDSTYPSLKVVYDWNLQNPEAVDKALNYIRNHLKAYSEYSPLEDVEIVVVSHGAEVPVFAKQNREIFKKIIERIKNFHESYGVEFYVCYNAAKAFGFDKEDFPDFVILTPAGVAKLAALQEEGYRLVPVVVHDFKPIREKYGKKR